The genomic window aaaaatattaatttttataaaacactatttggatcataattttttaaaaaaatctaaaacaatcttaattttctaaaaattttaaatttgtggcAATTTCAAGAGTTTTACTACCATACATgaagtaataataatatcctATCTCgtcttatatttaataattcatcaattccttttacttttttatttttttacatttatttaaaaacaacataaataaaagaaaaaaaatactctgactttcaaatatttaaactaGAAACAACTTTGTcttcaaaataaagtttatgacctcattttcaaattttgaacaaaaataataaaatatcccatgattctttttctttctttccttttcttttccccctCTCTCCccccttctccttctttctcctattccttcccttttctctctttatctgCGTAGTTTCGCTAAACTGTCGTCGTTGAACTATTTCTGTTGCTGAACTCTGAAACAACAATGGCTGATAGATGATGTAAATTATCTTGGAAATGGTAATGATAAAGACACAAGTTCTCTCTCTCTGCCCCGGCACACCGGACCAATTTGGAAGAATTGTCTTTAAATGATAACAATTTCGGAGGGTTGCTACCTAAAATGGTTTTGAACTTCTCAGAAAACCTATAGAGAACAACCATGGAAGAAACCAAATACTTGGAAGTATTCCAGTTGATATAGGAGATCTCAATGGCTTAACTTGACTGGCGTGATTACAGTTTCTATTggtaaattacaaattaaacatAGGTGTACTGGAACTtggtgggaaaaaaaatccGGTAACATCCCATCTTCTCTGATGAGGAATATTACCTCCTTGTCAGCGTTCATTTACATGGAAATAATTTACGAGGGAGAATCCCATCAAATCTTGGAAATTGCCTCAACTTGTTGTCTTTGACtgtcaaacaaaaacaatttgactGGTCAAGTCCCAAAATTCTTGAGAGAATTGAAGTTGTTAAGTTTGGGTCTTTTATTGTTTagaagttttatgattttttttaaaaaaatatttacttcaaattaatttttttaggattttttagattgttttaatgtgctaaaataaaaaataattttaaaaaaataaaaaatattatttttatatatttataaataaaaaaatatcttaaaatacaattattattacaatctcATCCACCGCCTGATAGCTTGAGGAGCCTCCCGGAAGACTGTTCGTAAATCATTGAATTTCTCACTGCAGAGAGCAATAGGTTTGCTATATTGATTAAGAACAACACCAATGCTATTATTAGAAACATCACATTGAActtcaaaaactttttgaaaataTGGTAGAAAACAAATAGGTGCAATGGTCACCTTTTATTTCATAACTTCAAAATTTTTATAGGCCTCATTAGTTCACttgaaattacttttttattcaaatatttgaTGATTGAAGCAATaatgttattgaattttatttttatgaaacacTAATAGAAGGATGTTAAGCCATGAAAACTCTTAATATCATGAAGAGTTTGAAGAGATGGCTAgaattgtttcaatattttaagGATCCATTTTCACTTCTTcgctaaaaacaacaaaacccaAGAACACAAGACTGCTAGTAAAGACCTTTTCAAACTAGCATATAACTTTTGACTACTAAAAATCTAATATTCTTATTATAAGTGGTTACGATGCTCCTTTAAACAACCATCAAAGTACTATGAGCATTTGAGAGGTAAACAACAATGAATTTGCCAATAAAAGATTTAAACACATCATTCACCATTCACATGAAAGTACTATGAGCATTTGAGAGGTCAGATGGCATAGCCATCCATTCATAAAGGTCATCCCTAGTTTTGAAAGTTGTCTTTAATTCATCATTAACTTTCATTCGGATCTGATGATAGCCGCTTCTAAGATCAATCTTTGAAAAGATAGTAGCACTATAAAGTTGATCTAACAAGTCATTTAGTTAGGGAATATGAAATCAGTAGCCAATAGTGATTTTGTTCATCGCCAGACCATCAATACACATTCTCCACAATCCATCaatctttggaaaaaaaataagagcgGGCATAACATATGgtcttttacttttctttacCAAGCCCTTCAAAATCAActcatcaacttgcctttaTAACTCTGCATGCTCAGTTGGACTTATTTGATAGGTTGCTTTGTTTGGAACCATAACACCCAAAATAAAGTTAATACAATATTGAATATCACTCATTAGAGAAAGGCCATATGGTATTTTTTCAGGAATCACATTAGAAAAACCCATCAAGCAAAGGTTGTATTTTTAGAAGCAACTCatttattttagcattttcctaaaaaacaataagagcATAAACAATATTCACATCATTAACAAGCTTTTCCATTTTGGtagaagtaattaaaaatgtttttgccCCTTTAGAAGGTTTGGGAATAAGTCTCGATTTGGAAGGATCTAAAATAACATTTACACCATCTTTTACAAAGGAATAAGTATTCTTAAAACCATTATGCTGAAATTTCTTATCATATTGCCATGGACGACAAAGCAACATATATCATACACCCATAATTTGAATACCTTTTTctaatggaaaataaaacaagacattTATTTGTCACCTTCCTTTCATGCTTTTTCTCCAGCCACCTCAATTCATAAGGTTAAAGGTGTACTTTAATCTTGAGCTGCAACTTGTTTACAATATCAGTAAATACAACATTGGTGCAAACACTACTATCGATAATTACATCACAAATTTTCCCAATTGCACTACAACAGttggaaaaaatattgcaatGAACCCAATCTTCACTTTTATCATAAACAACACTTAAACTTTTCTGAACGATAAGTACTTCACTTTGATCAACATAAATCGATTCACCTTCTTAATCTGATTAATTCAGAAAGTCCTCTTCACTAACTATCTCTTTCtccataataataacaattttagtGTTtggacaataaaaaacaatatgttttGTACCATTGACGTTGGAAAACActtcttttaattaaagttcGAACAACTCGCTGTTTTAGAACTAGCTCTTAGACTACCCTTCTCATAAGCCTTAACAACGAAAGGTTTTGCTGTTGAAACTCCTTTGGAGAATGAAGTACAACCCCGGTTGGAAGAACCCTTCTTAAATGTTGATTTCCATCTAGTCTTTTTAACCTCAttctattgttttttcatattcaaaGCAAGTTCTATCACATTATTGAATATCCAATAAGGTTACAATCGAACCACATTaaaaatttcttcatttaacCCACCCGAGTATCGGGCTATTGTTTGCTCTTCAAGTTTAGTAATTAATATCACACTTTATCACGAGTAATTCAAACTCCATCGTATACTTTTCCATGGTCATACCAAATTACCTTAGGTTATGAAACTTGAGAAATGTATCTTGCTTATAATGTTCATATAAGAATGTTCTCTTAAGCTCCATTTTTATCTTCTCCAACAACTTAATTTTACTTTTGCCTTCACGAGctctttgctttttaaaattttctcacCACAAGAAACTAGAAAGTATACTTTTTGAGTTTTAGAGCCCCAACtttacttttctatttttagaaaaccctatgaaattgaaaatcctCTTCATGGTTCAAAGCCAATCAATAAACTCATCAGGTTGCATTTTCCCTTTAAATTTAGGATTATCAACTCTCACATcagattttttaataagttcTTATATTTCTTCTTCTCGGTGTTAAGATATTGAAGAATAATTGCTAGATGGTTCATGGTGAGGTTTGTGATGGAAAAGATTAACATCATCCTCCTCATTGCTACTAGAAGAGCCAATTTCATTTGTATTGGACAACTTATTGCTAACATCACCTCCTTATATTATACGAAGGAACTACCTGCCAATCATAGCAGATGTTTCCAGTTTAGCCCTTTCAAGCACGTATCTTTTGTTGGCATGTAAATTTTTTGACTGAGATTAGCTTGGTATTTGTAATGCAAGTTCACTGTGACCTTGTAGTTGAATCAATGACGATGTTGCTGTTTCACATTGCATTTGCATTGCTTCGCTTGATAAATATCATGCTGCCTTTAATTTTCACAATAATTTGCTAGGGTTTCTGTTTCTCCTATGACTTATTTCACAGATGCAatccttcccttttttttttccaagaacacTGCGCACTCAATCAAAATCAGCCCGCGGCAACACATGCGCCATCTATCATAGATTAAATTGCTAGTGTTGAAAATTGGCAGAGATTTCAGTAGCAAAGCTGTGGAACCACTGACATGATCCATGGGCTTTTAAGTTGTGGAAAACTCTAACTGGCCCAGATCCATCGTACTCATCATCCTAAGACCCCCACAAAACCCTAATctgaaagcaaacaaaaacagCAGAGGCACAAACAAAAacagcatcatcatcatcaagaacaaaGCTACGGAAATGGGAAAATTCCCACCTTCATTCCGTTCTGCAATCTCATCGACATCACTCATCAAGAACACACCCtctcagcagcagcaacaacccCATTACTTTCCCAAGAAACTCACCAAGAAAAATTCCCCAAAACCCCATGAAACTGAAACCCCACCACCTCACAAATCACTCTTTAAAACCTCATCTCTAAATGAAGCTAAAAGTCTCTTCAATTCCTTCATTTCAACTACAAAAGCCCCGCTACTAGACAACCTTCGTTTACACAACTCTTTCCTTCAATCCTACACTTCAATCTCCACCCTCGATGATTCCATTTCTCTTCTTGATCACATGGTCAAGACCCTCCCTTCCTTATCCCCTGACCGATCCACTTACCATGTTTTGCTTTCACAGTCTTGCAGAGAACCTGATAGTTCTCTATCTTCTGCTCAGAAAGTTTTGAACTTGATGATTAATAAGGGGTTTAAGCCTAATCAATTTACTGTTGATGTCGCGATTAGGTCTCTGTGCTCTGCTGGGAGAGTAGATGATGCTATTTTATTGGTAAAGGAATTTTCTTCGAAGCATTCAAAGCCTGATACTTTTACttataattttcttgttaagTGTTTATGTAAGAGTAGGATTTTCAACAGTGTTTATAGTTTCATTGATGAAATGAAGAGTAGTTTTGATATAAAGCCTGATCTTGTTACTTATACCATATTGATTGATAATGTTTGTAATGCAAAAAATATTCGTGAGGCTGATAGATTGGTGGCTGTGTTAAAGGAATGTGGGCTAAAGCCAGATGCTTTTTTGTACAATACGATTATGAAAGGTTACTGTTTGTTGAATAAAGGTATTGAGGCTGTTAGGATTTATAAACAGATGAAAGAGGAAGGAGTGGAGCCTGATCTTGTTACATATAATACGTTGATTTTTGGGTTGTCAAAGTGCGGGAGAGTTAGTGAAGCTAAGAAgcttttgaaaattatggttgaaTCAGGCCATTTTCCTGATGCAGTTACATACACATCATTGATGAATGGGATGTGTAGAGAAGGGGATGTATTGGGTGCGGCGGCATTGTTGGAggagatggaattgaaaggaTGTAGTCCAAATTCGTGTACTTATAATACTTTGCTTCATGGGTTTTGCAAAGGGAGAAGGTTGAATAAGGGTGTTGAATTGTATGGGGTGATAAAAAAGGGTGGTATGAAGCTTGAGACAGCTTCTTATGCTACGTTTGTGAGAGCTCTTTGCAGGGAGGGTAGAGTTGCAGAAGCTTATGAGGTATTTGACTATGCAGTAGAGAGTAAGAGTTTAACTGATGTAGCTGCTTACACTACATTGGAGAGTACACTGAAGTGGTTGAAGAAAGCGCGAGAGCAAGGTCTTGCTGTATAGATGGTATGTTGTTTACTACATTATTAATTCTGTTTTCTTAGCTTTTCTTATTGCTACCTGTCTCATTCGTGTCATGGTAGCTAATGCATCTTAGACGAAAACGATTCTTTTATGGGTAAATGCACTAGCTAGTccctgttttttgtttttggttggaATGCAATGTGCCAAACTTGTACTTGGGGTGCTTTtgcttgaaaatgatttgttctTGTTGACCCCGAGAATAAACAACAAAATAGATTGAAACtgtatttgatttagtttgCCACATGTGAATAGCTAAAGGAAGAAAGTTCTTGAAGATGAAGCAAATGTTATGCTGACAGAAAGAAAGGgaatattaaagtttttaatttccACTAAATTTCTAATGATTGGGAAACTATAAGTAAATAAATCAGAAAGGGCATCAAGTAGGACTGCTTTCTGTTTCTTTGGAAACGATTATGCTTGTTGAGATAGCTTGCACAGTTTTTCCATTAATTGAAAAGAAGTTTCTGTTACCAGCTAATGACTATCGCACCTCTGTCCAAGAAGAATTAAATTTGGCTCTGTTAATTTTAGTCTCAGTGCTCGACTCTCATTTTGTGTGCATGTCTCGTAGAACAATGATACTGGCTCTCTGTAAAGTCTCGATGAAGTCCATGGTTTGACATTAATTCTGGGTTCTTCTGTGTGCTTAGCTATCTAATTCTCGTACTTTAAGATGGCTTTCCTGTTGTTTTTCCAATAACTGCTTGTTATCTTTAAAAAGTTGGATTCGTTTGATCTCCCTGTTAACCAATTTtgactcctttttcttcaaaatatttttcaaaatttcagaaaatgtgttttcggcCATCTGCGCTCCCATTTTACgattctaaatgttttttaaaatcaaaatccaaaaaaaaccgCACTGTCGACTGCCACATCACCGGGGGTTTCTACCTCGCCAACCCTGAGAGCTTCCCACGGCGACAATAGCCCACACCAGCTGTGATCCCACACCACAATGGCAGATTTCCAACTCTGGCAGCCATACATCCTCCAGCCTCCTtcctaaaaaaaaccatggtgATAGATCCCTTTTCTCAACTGCCATTAGCTTCTCTCACGACGACTTTCATCTTCCCAACAGACCCTACCTTTCATCTCCTC from Populus trichocarpa isolate Nisqually-1 chromosome 5, P.trichocarpa_v4.1, whole genome shotgun sequence includes these protein-coding regions:
- the LOC7480472 gene encoding pentatricopeptide repeat-containing protein At2g17670 translates to MGKFPPSFRSAISSTSLIKNTPSQQQQQPHYFPKKLTKKNSPKPHETETPPPHKSLFKTSSLNEAKSLFNSFISTTKAPLLDNLRLHNSFLQSYTSISTLDDSISLLDHMVKTLPSLSPDRSTYHVLLSQSCREPDSSLSSAQKVLNLMINKGFKPNQFTVDVAIRSLCSAGRVDDAILLVKEFSSKHSKPDTFTYNFLVKCLCKSRIFNSVYSFIDEMKSSFDIKPDLVTYTILIDNVCNAKNIREADRLVAVLKECGLKPDAFLYNTIMKGYCLLNKGIEAVRIYKQMKEEGVEPDLVTYNTLIFGLSKCGRVSEAKKLLKIMVESGHFPDAVTYTSLMNGMCREGDVLGAAALLEEMELKGCSPNSCTYNTLLHGFCKGRRLNKGVELYGVIKKGGMKLETASYATFVRALCREGRVAEAYEVFDYAVESKSLTDVAAYTTLESTLKWLKKAREQGLAV